The Hevea brasiliensis isolate MT/VB/25A 57/8 chromosome 9, ASM3005281v1, whole genome shotgun sequence nucleotide sequence CAGGGTTACAGACTTATAACTGTTTACTCAATATAGGATCTGTCACAAGGGAAGGGATGATTGCTGCTTAcagtttttcatttatatttactaagggaaaaaaaaaaaaaaaaacacttgttAATGATAAGGGTCGCCATTTTTTCATTTTAATGCTTGCTTGAAATTGTATAAGAACAAAAATCATTAAAACAAGAAACCAAAAATCCTTGTTTtgcagggtttttttttttttttttactacaattcttttcattttttcttcTCGTTGTTTCTGCTATCCTCTCCATTATCTTCATCATCTTGCTTTCCTGGGTGgtgagataatttttttttccctctccCTCCTTTCTCCTCTTCATCATCATCGTCCTTCTTTTACTCTAtagttttttttcattttcagtttgtacCTAAAATTATCATTGTTGCCAGATTTTATAATTTGATCTATTTCTTGTTCAGGAGTGTAGTTATTCTACATTTTCTATTGAAATTTCTGGAGTTCTCCACCTTTGGTCATGATTAATGCAATTGGATTTCCATAGGGTTAATGCAAATGGGTTTCTCCAAAGAAAActaatttgaaatatatagaagtTTAACAGTGGGCAATTACATTGCACTGGGAATTTCAAGTTTTTTATTAGCATTTTAATAGTCTTATTTAAAACTATCATAATGGGTTTTGTTTCTAAGACAAAAAaggcttccttttttttttgggttaGTTTACAAGTTAGTCCCTGAGCTTTGCCAAAACCCACAACTTAGTctatttttcttaatttaaaacaatttactaCTTTAGATTTTGTTTTGTCAACAAATTGATCCCTCCATCTAAATTACCATTAACTCTATTTTCATTTGAAACAATTAAGTGCTCAAGGTTTTGTTTTATTAACAAATTGATCTCTCCATctaaattttatgtttaaatatttaatatattttatttaaataattatgtatATTATATTCAAAATATAATCTATCTTATAATgtctaaaatataataaatatacttTTATTAAAATGTTTTATGTTTGTTGTGTCATAAATTGTTTGGAATTATTGTCCTAAGATATTTGTTTCGTTCTATAAATGCATTTCGtgttcatatttataatttataggcCAATTAAATAAATGTGTGATAAgacatttaaaattaaaaaggttaaaataatttcattatatttcttatgaattatagtaaaattttgtgagtaaatattatattaactaaattaataaattatatgtatatattatattttaaataatttattacattgatcaaattcataaattaattgacttggaggagaatagtacagCATAACctataagcattacacatttctgaggatttaacccaaaatcgtttagagtggaaaaagcgaatccatatgggcaacccaaaattttttggataaaggcttagttgagttgatttGATCAAATTAATAAATTGTACAATATAAAAAATTGGTCACTTTTtccattatatttttttataaaactcCAATTTGTCACCATATAGTCTAAAATTTTATGTCTTTAATTCATAATCAAAATTAGTGTGATTGACaatctaaaaaaatattaatgtgATTGGACTATTTTCTTatgaaaatatataaatgaaaattattatattgtaaaatttattaatttggtCAATATAATATTTACTCATAATATTATACTataaatcattaaaaaaaatatatgataaaattattttaaccaTCTTAATTTTAAATGTATCTTATCATACTCTCATAAATTTAATGGGTCTACAAATTATAAACAAAGATTAAGATATTTTATCACAATAATTCCTAATAATTTAGGACACAACATATAAAggatatttcaattaaaaattatatttattatatttaagacatagtttatgtatatataaatttaaaatataatatataaaattatttaaatataaaaatatattaactatttaaatataaaatttagataagAGAGACCAATTTGTTAATAAACAAAATCTTAGGGAATTAATTGTTTCACTTGAAAATAGAGTTAATGGTAATTTAGACGGAGAGACCATCAGGGACtaacttataatttatggtatttaCCCTTATTTTAGAAGCAAGAAAACCATTTTGGGAACCAGTTCATAGAAAACAGAAATTTGTTTTGGTTTtctgaaatttgaaaaaaaaaaaaaaaaaaaaaaaaaaaatgaaatgatagCAAACACGCCCTTAATTTCTTATCCTGAGCTCTGTACTGGATAACACTTACTGCAAACATAGATATCTGTGTTGATGACCCTATTGCCACTCCCAATGAAATATCCTGCAGAGAATTTTCAATTCAAAAACAGCATAGGGAAGTATAAAaagttgcaagaaattaaaagaataaaagTTTCCTACAAGCTTGTCTTTCATTGCGAACATAATAGCACTTGCATGCTCTGCAGCATTCCCCACAATTGGAAGCAAGATAACACCAATAAATGCAATTGGTATATTCCATGCATGAGATGCTCCCTAAAAACATATCACCAACAAAAAGCGCTCAGTAAAATATTAACTGAAATAACACAAACAAAACTTCAATTCTACTAGAGTCTAAAGAAGCAATCTTATCAAAGATACTCTTGGAAAACACATTTCGAACTTAGAATCATTGCAACTGCTTAAACTAAACAAAAACAGAGAATTAAAAAGAGAGAGAAGCGGGGAGGAGAATCTCTATGTGGGAAGAAAAAAATAAACAGTAACCGGTAACTGAATAAATGATGAAAATCTTGCTACATCTCCAAAGCCCAAACTAAGCCATCTTAAATATGCTATATGTTAGATATCATATCTAGATTGTTTTTGAAGAAAGTCTGAGATAGCTGTCTGACTAATGCCATCCAATACCTATGTCCGGAATGGGGAACAGCTCAAGCCCCAAACCCTAATAGAAAATATTGGAGATACAATCAACATTTTACTTGAATATGGCCTAAATTACATTATAACCACACTAAAAGTAGCAATACAAATTTACAGAAAGATGGCTTAGTTTTGCATCAACCGGGAAAGGATGATGCGCAAGTCCAATTTTTACCTCAATGGCATCAACCAAGTATTCTGATAGAATAGAGATCCAGGCTGTCATAATTCCAAGCCAAATCACTGATTCCCATTTGGAAATCTCTGGAGTTTCATCATCATTGTCATATGTACTCTCACCATTCTGACTCCCTTCCTGAGTTCACAAAATTTATCACATCTATCCCATGCCAGATGCTGAAAGATAAATAGAAGCTTCATTATACAAAGACAACCAACCTCTTCAATAGGAATATATAAATCCTTTTGACTCCTTAACTGGAAAAAAAGATAGGCAGCATACACCACAAGCATGACACAACTGCTAAATCTTGAAAGAGCCAACTCTGACTTCCCATAATGCACTTCTGTGTGTGTGTAGTGCAAGACAGCAGGAAAAAGCAGCCCCATGACAGCCATCAAGAGCAATCCCGAATTCACAATAGCAGTTGCCTGCATGTCAACTTAGCTCAGCCATGGCAGGAAAAGGCAAGATAAAGAGCTGGGAAAACTTTGGATGGttggaagaaaaacaaaaatctcAATACCTTGTTAAAGACTTGTTCCTTTTGATAAAACACAAGTCCACCACAGAAGAATGCACAACCAAGTACTAGCAACATGTTTGACAAAATAGAGCCTAGCAATGACAACTGAACAACACGTATCATTCTACTTTTCAATGCATAAATTGCAATAATCAGTTCTGTTGCATTTCCAAATGTGGCATTAAGAAGACCACCAACTGCAAATACCATTTCAACATTTCAAAGATGAGCAAGGGAAAAAATCAATTAATGAAGGAATTTACACATGGAAGAAAACACTGAAAATGAAACAGGTGATGATATGATACTATACCTGTAGGTCCCGTGTAAAATGCCAGCTGCCTATACCCATGCAATAAGCAAGAAGAATTAGCTACTAAACaaacaaatataatataaaaattaaaggaaGAAGGGGGGGAAAATCCTTACTCTGTAGCATAACCTAAACGCTCAGCCAAAGGTGTTATACCCAATAAACTCAGAAAGAAGACCCATCCCTATAATTGGCCTCAacatattaatgaaatatattaaATAACAAATCTGATATTAATATGAAACACAATATAGACAATTGTAACTCACATTATGACCATGTAATTGGTGAAGGAGGATTGCAAGCGGCCCAAAGGGCATAAGCAAATTTAGTTTATTTGAAAAAACTACAGTCTTTATGCTCCTATAGACATCTCTCCTCCATCTCTCACTGCCACCAGCTTGAAATCCACCTGATACAGATCCACATTCAGCTATATGACTAGGTTGTATCTTTTGGGTCACTAACTCTGGGCTGAAAAGACTCTCATCCTGAAACTCATGCACAGATCTGTTTACAGCTACTGATCCCATCTGTCACAGTAAAATACCCTCATATTAAAAATCAGCTTTTTTACCAAAATCTCTCTGATGTAGATGCCATTTTTCTTATTACCAGGTAAGAAATATTGCAGTTAAAATGTATCTTATTTAGTTCTTCCTTTTAATCATAAAATTAAGGGGGAAGAGAGGATGAAATTTTTTTGGCAACAAAAAAGTTTGAATCAATACAACCAAAAAAATTATTAGAGCTTGATAAAATTTTCAGCATCAAATGCCGCAAGAGAAGGATTTCAACAGTTTCCTAATGAGAAAAACGAATGAGCAACTTACTTCAAGTTGGGATTGAATTCCTACCACTTGTAACTTGCAATCCATCCAGTAGaattataagcacaaatatttTGCCACGTCCATGAATGAGCACCAGCACATGGAGCGCTCACAGTAGTTTTCTCAATTTCAAAGAAAAGGGTCCTGCATTCACAAGTCAAGTTAATGCAAAAGAACAAGAAACTTTAGCATGTAACTGACCCATTCTAAATTCCTCCATCAATGTGACGTAATAATAACCAatcaaaaatcaaggaaaaaatcTTTAATATAAAATtcgaatttttatttaatttttcttttgggttttattaagaatttcaattCACGTCCGTTAACAGCAAAATTCATGCAAATGAAGCAATAAAATCATTAAAAAATTGATACAATAACACAACCCAATTGCTCCAAACATGAAACCATAACTACCATTATTTGATTTCATCAtttaacaacaacaataacaataaaAGAAGGAACCCATTTGTTGTGTATAGATCACGTGGCACGATAAATAATCAGAAACCCATGAACGTATAGATCAAGAATCGAATAAACAATCAAAAAGTAACAAAAACAAAACTGGGTAAGTACAGGATCTAACAAAAGAACAAACCTTTGACAGTTGTTGAGGAGGTTTGTTCAACGATGAAATCCAATGAAGCTGCAAAAAACCAAAAACCCAACCCCAGCACTGCCTAACAATCACGCAGAAGATTTGCTCTGATGCTTTACTTTTACCAAAAGAGAACTAAATCAAATGACTTTCAGCTACTGGAATCGAATTTGACCGTACGATTGTTGTAAATATATGGAGGCATTCTGATAATTTATTTCTCCGCTGATTCCGagttttttcatttatttatttcattttggTTGATCTTTCTGGCGGTTCGCGAGAGAATGGTTTATTCGTTTACTAAATTTGAACAAGACAGTACAGCGGatccatttttatttatttatttttaatttttaatttttaatatgttttttggaagagaagatatttattttattatttttcatcgTTAAGACATTCGAGGAAGTTTCGTACATTGATAGATTCGTGAAGGCACGACTTCTATGTACGGCCGGCCACGTGCCGGTTCTGGTTCTGGTTCTGATGCTGGTTCGTAACCAATTTGAAATCGGCAGTTCATATTCAAAAGCAACTCGAAATGAGTCTCAATTTATTTGGCGTATGAATTTGAATCGGCTCTCAAGATGGTTTTACGGTTCGAGTTTTGATTTTGATTTCAATCTCATTCTCAGGTTTAATCGAATCAAAATCACGATTTCAATctaatgatttaaattttttttaaaaattattttttaaataattttttattttaatttaaaactagattaataaatttcaatttaattttaattcaatttaattagtaTTTAAATCAATCGTGATTTTGATTCGATCTTAATTTTGGCCGACCTGCCCGGATCTACTTCCATTCCACATTGAGGAGCTTGGCTTGGCTTCCACGTCGATCCCATTTTTATATTTGTTTTTTTATCGACATATctaaacaaactaattcaaaattaatttattaataatggcATCCTACTAGGAGTTTTCTCGATCACATGTGATGGTGATGGAAaagcgctttttttttttttttttgaaaagaatAAAACAATATCCAAACCTtatagaaaatttaaaattgctaaatctttatacattcaCTAAACTTAAATcaaagaattataatttaatttgaatgagagagTGCCAAAGAGAAGTTATGGTGTACTTGTGGTTAGGATGTGGTGAATGAAAATGAATGACTTATAGAGAAGTCTATAGCCTGGCTATGATATGTGGCATGACATCACAGCCTAGTTgtaataaataattcaaatgacTTTTTCTATCTAAAAAAGATCGCACCCCAGGTGTGGTATAAAGTCACTCCAGCTATAGTTCATTCTAAATCGAGAAAAATATGACCCTTGAATGAAAAGTCATGTCTTTTGACACAAAGAAACACTTCCCTTTGAATTAGtgttattttaaattgatttaaactTCTCACAATTGATTCTAACTCTATATAAACATGAGAAATTGTTCAAAATTAGGAATTAACTTCTTTCTTGTaacacataacatgatcccgtagaatacctaatgagctaccgaacttcacctatcgataactcattaaatactctacaagagattttaaaaattattttcttactttttgaaaatggtgagcattttcttacatttaatagaagtttaaaaaccaATTCAAATAtttctccattttatttttatacaaattttttgaaaaatttcagCAAAATaccgtctatatttggaaaaaacagttcttcaaatacctgtaaaaacacttccaataattctttaaatcaaactcactactaccataacaaacttcaatatcatttctcaactcaattatcATCAAATATAGTACTCAATAATCCtattcattttttattaaagtaaaaataacttACATCagcaaaaccaaaataatattattacaaactctatacaaactgctcatgatcagtttatacatgtacatacatttacatacatcaaaataagtattacaatcagggtataaattatacccgacaaaacttcagggttgtagctccaagatcctcagtagctcactctgctgctcctctaatctctatatctgcgacagcaataacagccatcgctgagtactatgactcagtggtacacaacatactaaaataacagtttttgcaaaattcaaattacatttattcaaatacaatactgaaaatgaaagatagatagaaaacataatttataaacttttagtccaa carries:
- the LOC110639377 gene encoding vacuolar cation/proton exchanger 5, producing the protein MDCKLQVVGIQSQLEMGSVAVNRSVHEFQDESLFSPELVTQKIQPSHIAECGSVSGGFQAGGSERWRRDVYRSIKTVVFSNKLNLLMPFGPLAILLHQLHGHNGWVFFLSLLGITPLAERLGYATEQLAFYTGPTVGGLLNATFGNATELIIAIYALKSRMIRVVQLSLLGSILSNMLLVLGCAFFCGGLVFYQKEQVFNKATAIVNSGLLLMAVMGLLFPAVLHYTHTEVHYGKSELALSRFSSCVMLVVYAAYLFFQLRSQKDLYIPIEEEGSQNGESTYDNDDETPEISKWESVIWLGIMTAWISILSEYLVDAIEGASHAWNIPIAFIGVILLPIVGNAAEHASAIMFAMKDKLDISLGVAIGSSTQISMFAIPFCVVVGWMMGQPMDLNFQLFETAALFITVIVVAFFLQEGTSNYFKGLMLILCYVIVAASFFVHEDPMEDKQLKP